A window of the Lysinibacillus irui genome harbors these coding sequences:
- a CDS encoding DNA-dependent RNA polymerase subunit epsilon, with translation MIYKVYYQENANEIPVRENTKSLYLEAASEREVRQKLKDRNYNIEFIQLLEGNYLEYEQASPNFVLEEI, from the coding sequence ATGATTTACAAAGTTTATTATCAAGAAAATGCAAATGAGATTCCAGTTCGCGAAAATACTAAAAGTCTATACCTTGAAGCTGCTTCAGAACGCGAAGTACGTCAAAAGCTAAAAGACCGAAACTACAACATCGAGTTCATTCAACTGCTTGAAGGTAACTATTTAGAGTACGAACAAGCTAGCCCGAACTTCGTCTTGGAGGAAATTTAA
- a CDS encoding Cof-type HAD-IIB family hydrolase — protein sequence MNKILFFDVDGTLYNSEKKLPASAKEALLAARRNGYELAIATGRAPFMIDALLEELDIDTYVTFNGQYVVYKGEVVYTNGIEKEELAKIIAFGEARNEPVVFLDDKRMIASVGDHNMVAESLDTLKYPYPELDSSYYMQNAVYQTLIFMEEKDEPLYCETFPNVQFVRWHRYSCDILPKGGSKAVGIEKILEKMGITLQDAFAFGDGINDIEMLQAVGTSVAMGNGHERVKAVAHHIADHVDEDGLAKIMRKLAII from the coding sequence ATGAACAAAATTTTATTTTTTGATGTAGATGGTACTCTTTATAACAGTGAAAAAAAATTACCTGCATCAGCAAAAGAAGCACTTCTTGCAGCTAGACGTAATGGCTATGAATTGGCAATTGCTACTGGTCGAGCCCCTTTTATGATTGATGCTTTATTAGAGGAGCTGGATATTGATACGTATGTTACCTTTAATGGACAATATGTTGTTTACAAAGGTGAGGTTGTCTATACAAACGGTATTGAAAAAGAAGAATTGGCGAAAATCATTGCCTTTGGTGAAGCACGTAATGAGCCAGTAGTATTTTTAGATGACAAACGTATGATTGCATCTGTTGGTGATCATAATATGGTTGCTGAAAGTCTAGATACGCTTAAATATCCATACCCAGAATTAGATTCTTCTTATTATATGCAGAACGCTGTATATCAAACACTTATATTTATGGAAGAAAAAGATGAACCTTTATATTGCGAAACATTCCCAAATGTACAATTTGTACGTTGGCATCGTTATTCTTGTGATATTTTGCCAAAGGGCGGCTCAAAGGCAGTAGGTATTGAAAAGATTCTTGAAAAAATGGGCATTACGTTACAAGATGCCTTTGCTTTTGGAGATGGCATAAACGATATCGAAATGCTACAAGCTGTAGGTACGAGTGTTGCGATGGGAAATGGACATGAGCGAGTAAAGGCTGTTGCACATCATATTGCTGATCATGTAGACGAAGATGGTCTCGCAAAAATCATGCGTAAGCTAGCGATTATCTAA
- a CDS encoding DeoR/GlpR family DNA-binding transcription regulator, whose translation MIERQQQILQFVRQHKVVKLVTLTKEFNVSMETIRRDVQQLMQDKKIEKFYGGVKYIEPVEGLIDQRLHTQITEKIAIAKACASLVQDGECIFIDSGTTTYQMTPFLKEKEKLTVVTNSLPVAFDLIGSTIEVILIGGKVRHSEKSVTSNEFLFRFEHLNINKAFICASGVSIEKGISDFSLEEAITRKQIISISQTVYVATDSSKFNKDVAIQVCPVKDIDGIITDDALPKTTIQHFADNGIPIKVVNADED comes from the coding sequence ATGATAGAAAGGCAACAGCAAATTTTGCAATTTGTACGACAACATAAGGTTGTAAAACTAGTGACACTCACAAAAGAATTTAACGTTTCAATGGAAACAATTCGTCGTGATGTCCAACAATTGATGCAAGATAAGAAGATAGAGAAATTTTATGGGGGCGTTAAATATATTGAACCAGTTGAGGGATTAATTGACCAACGACTTCATACGCAGATAACTGAGAAAATCGCCATTGCTAAAGCTTGCGCTTCGCTTGTTCAAGATGGGGAGTGTATTTTTATAGATAGCGGGACAACTACATATCAAATGACACCATTTTTAAAGGAGAAGGAAAAATTAACAGTGGTAACAAACTCATTGCCTGTAGCATTTGATTTAATTGGTTCCACTATCGAGGTTATACTAATCGGTGGTAAAGTACGCCACTCGGAAAAATCAGTAACGTCCAATGAGTTTTTGTTCCGCTTTGAACACCTTAATATCAATAAGGCTTTTATTTGTGCTAGCGGTGTTTCAATCGAAAAAGGCATTTCAGATTTTAGCTTAGAGGAAGCCATCACAAGGAAACAAATTATTTCCATCTCTCAAACTGTCTATGTGGCTACGGATTCTTCAAAATTTAATAAAGATGTAGCCATTCAAGTTTGTCCAGTCAAAGATATAGATGGCATTATCACAGATGACGCCCTACCTAAAACTACGATTCAGCATTTTGCGGATAATGGCATTCCAATAAAAGTGGTTAACGCAGACGAGGATTAA
- a CDS encoding ABC transporter ATP-binding protein, whose protein sequence is MLELKNISKSYKNKKVLEDINITIESGEIISLLGPSGCGKTTLLNIILGLTDQTAGQLVYNGQDISKQSMQERGFNIVFQDFALFPHLNAYDNIVYGLKNKQEQMSKGDIQEYIDFLELTPHLHKKIHELSGGQKQRVSIARTLVMQPKILLLDEPLSALDGVIKESIKERIKSIAREFNLTTIIVTHDPEEALTLSDKVMIINEGTVAQFGTPHEIVTAPKNQFIEDFILRQLHIKRHNIYQLFGETYA, encoded by the coding sequence TTGTTAGAACTAAAAAATATCTCGAAAAGCTATAAAAATAAGAAAGTTTTAGAAGATATCAATATAACCATCGAATCAGGTGAGATCATTTCATTATTAGGGCCAAGTGGTTGTGGGAAAACAACTTTGCTTAATATTATCTTAGGCCTTACAGATCAAACAGCTGGTCAGCTTGTTTACAACGGCCAAGATATATCAAAGCAATCGATGCAAGAAAGAGGATTTAATATTGTGTTTCAGGATTTTGCGTTATTTCCTCATTTGAATGCATATGACAATATCGTTTATGGACTGAAAAATAAACAAGAGCAAATGTCTAAGGGGGATATACAAGAATATATTGACTTTTTAGAGCTGACACCACATTTACATAAAAAGATTCACGAATTATCAGGTGGGCAAAAGCAACGTGTTTCCATTGCCAGAACACTTGTGATGCAGCCAAAAATTTTATTGCTGGATGAGCCGTTAAGTGCCTTAGATGGCGTCATTAAAGAATCGATAAAGGAGCGCATTAAATCCATTGCTCGTGAATTTAATTTAACGACTATTATTGTCACACATGATCCAGAAGAAGCCTTAACACTTTCAGATAAAGTCATGATTATTAATGAAGGAACAGTTGCTCAATTTGGCACACCTCATGAAATAGTAACAGCACCAAAAAATCAATTTATAGAGGATTTTATCTTAAGACAGCTACATATTAAGCGACACAATATCTATCAATTATTTGGAGAAACGTATGCTTAA
- a CDS encoding ABC transporter permease family protein, with protein sequence MLKTNKMMKLIFLPILLFFLLFLIVPLLYMFWQSFKIGNVLTFQNYIDALSNIELREAFINSFKVSFVASVVTTILAFLLAYAVHFTTIHRHTKKLVQVGITLPMLLPTITYGFVLIYTFGNQGILTKLIGQPLFTIYGYNGLVIGYVLYTLPVAFILMQNSMQYIDKRFLLVSMLMRDHSLRRFYHTVFRPMLGTIGGAFILTFILSFTDFGIPASVGGNYRVIATELYQAMLGSIVHFERGAVISVFMLVPAILGVVMLTILERFNFQYKQVGQSELVKHRLRDVLFTVYSIVCVAVVLFVFSTMFIVPFTKGYPYDLSFTLEHVQNVLAEKDLTKVYINSLIVAVLTAVLGVVITFMSALLNARTPLKGKKSLDVASMITNTVPGMVLGLSYLFFFNGTSLKGTFFIIIACNIVHFFTTPYLMAKNSLQKMDPTWEVTAELLRDSWLKTIVRIILPNIRATIYQMFSYYFLNAMVTVSGVIFLVSTKTMLVSTRIKELQHFAKYTDIFVLSIFILCTNLIVKLGCDYITTHKEKVEEISK encoded by the coding sequence ATGCTTAAAACGAATAAAATGATGAAATTAATTTTTCTGCCCATTCTATTATTTTTCCTATTGTTTTTAATTGTGCCATTACTTTATATGTTTTGGCAGTCTTTCAAAATAGGAAATGTGCTGACCTTTCAAAATTATATAGATGCTTTAAGTAATATAGAGCTTCGTGAAGCTTTTATTAATAGCTTTAAAGTTTCTTTTGTAGCATCAGTAGTTACCACTATTTTAGCTTTTTTATTGGCATATGCTGTTCATTTTACAACGATCCATCGCCATACGAAAAAGCTAGTACAGGTTGGAATTACTTTACCAATGTTACTACCAACCATCACCTATGGTTTCGTGTTGATTTATACATTTGGTAATCAAGGAATTCTAACAAAATTAATCGGACAACCTCTTTTTACAATCTATGGGTACAACGGTTTAGTGATAGGTTACGTTTTATATACATTACCGGTTGCTTTTATTTTAATGCAAAATTCCATGCAATATATCGACAAACGATTCTTACTTGTTTCGATGTTGATGCGTGATCATTCGCTCCGTCGATTTTATCATACTGTATTCCGCCCAATGCTAGGAACAATTGGTGGGGCCTTTATTTTAACGTTTATATTAAGCTTCACTGACTTTGGGATCCCTGCTTCAGTCGGGGGGAATTACAGGGTGATTGCTACGGAGCTTTATCAAGCGATGTTAGGTTCAATTGTGCATTTTGAACGTGGAGCAGTAATTTCTGTTTTTATGCTTGTACCAGCAATACTCGGTGTAGTTATGTTAACGATTTTAGAGCGCTTTAATTTTCAGTATAAACAAGTCGGACAAAGTGAACTTGTCAAACATCGTCTACGTGATGTGTTGTTTACTGTTTATTCAATTGTCTGTGTAGCTGTTGTCTTGTTCGTTTTTTCAACAATGTTTATTGTGCCTTTTACGAAAGGCTATCCCTATGACCTAAGCTTCACATTAGAGCATGTCCAAAATGTACTTGCTGAGAAAGATTTAACAAAGGTTTATATCAATTCTCTGATCGTAGCGGTTTTAACTGCCGTATTAGGGGTGGTTATTACATTTATGTCAGCCCTCCTTAATGCAAGGACACCACTAAAGGGAAAGAAAAGTTTGGATGTAGCATCTATGATCACCAATACAGTACCGGGGATGGTGCTTGGCTTATCCTATTTGTTTTTCTTTAATGGAACGTCCTTGAAAGGTACCTTTTTCATCATTATCGCTTGTAATATTGTGCATTTTTTTACAACTCCGTATTTAATGGCGAAAAATTCGCTGCAAAAGATGGACCCTACTTGGGAAGTGACAGCGGAGCTATTAAGGGACTCGTGGTTGAAAACCATTGTACGTATTATTTTGCCAAATATTAGAGCGACGATTTATCAAATGTTTAGCTATTATTTTTTAAATGCGATGGTTACTGTCAGTGGCGTTATTTTCCTTGTTAGCACGAAGACAATGCTTGTATCGACAAGGATAAAAGAGCTTCAGCATTTTGCGAAATACACCGATATTTTCGTACTATCAATATTTATTTTATGTACAAACCTCATTGTGAAATTAGGTTGTGATTATATAACAACTCATAAAGAAAAAGTGGAGGAGATCTCAAAATGA
- a CDS encoding extracellular solute-binding protein, producing the protein MKKSTGMMLGTVSAAAIVLAACGGAEANSEEQIIIYSNADDEAIEVMESTLDDKGYKGKYLIQSFGTSELGGKMMAEGTDIEADVVTMASYFIESAQTTKSMFVDISSDLKPLDGGVTYALPILGNVGSIFINTEVLQQKGLPVPQTIKDLTDPAYKDLVSFPNIMDSSTGWLLVQAIIKDYGEQEGQKVLADLISNAGPHIESSGSGPIKKVKTGEVAAGFGLRIQAIDAKNEGLPIDYIDPTEGNFTLTESVAVVDKEGDEALAKEIAKVIATEARGGLLEQYPVALYEGEQVKDEHVPAYLKKWDSTLTVDLLEKHQAFFKEAQR; encoded by the coding sequence ATGAAGAAATCAACAGGCATGATGTTAGGGACAGTTAGTGCAGCGGCAATCGTTTTAGCTGCATGTGGAGGGGCTGAAGCAAATTCCGAAGAGCAGATCATTATTTATTCAAATGCTGATGATGAAGCAATTGAAGTTATGGAGTCTACATTAGATGACAAGGGCTATAAAGGAAAGTACTTAATCCAATCCTTTGGTACTTCGGAATTGGGTGGGAAAATGATGGCTGAAGGAACAGATATTGAAGCAGATGTGGTGACGATGGCTTCTTATTTTATAGAAAGTGCACAAACCACTAAATCCATGTTTGTGGATATTTCTTCAGACTTAAAGCCTCTTGATGGCGGTGTGACGTATGCACTGCCGATTTTAGGAAATGTAGGTTCTATTTTTATTAATACAGAGGTGTTACAACAAAAAGGTCTACCTGTACCGCAAACGATTAAGGATTTGACAGACCCTGCCTACAAGGATTTAGTGTCATTCCCAAATATTATGGATTCCTCAACGGGATGGCTATTAGTACAAGCTATCATTAAGGACTATGGTGAGCAAGAAGGTCAAAAGGTTTTAGCAGATTTAATTAGTAATGCGGGCCCACATATTGAAAGCTCGGGCTCAGGACCAATAAAAAAAGTGAAAACGGGTGAAGTTGCAGCTGGATTTGGTTTACGTATTCAGGCCATAGATGCCAAAAATGAAGGGTTGCCAATCGATTATATTGACCCGACAGAAGGAAACTTCACATTAACGGAATCTGTGGCTGTAGTAGATAAAGAGGGAGATGAAGCGTTAGCTAAAGAAATCGCTAAGGTCATTGCAACAGAGGCGCGTGGTGGTCTATTAGAGCAATATCCTGTCGCTCTTTATGAAGGGGAACAAGTGAAAGATGAACATGTTCCTGCTTATCTCAAAAAGTGGGACTCTACATTAACGGTAGATTTATTAGAAAAACATCAAGCTTTCTTTAAAGAAGCACAACGATAA
- the phnW gene encoding 2-aminoethylphosphonate--pyruvate transaminase — MSNYKLLTPGPLTTTEAVKQEMLKDRCTWDDDYKNVTQVIRKQLLALAQVDEPDYTAVLMQGSGSFVVESVLTTAISEDDKVLIITNGAYGERMVEMAKVLKLQHVVYSVPYDEQPSSIAIQDLLEKDASITHVAVVHCETTTGILNPIKEIGEVVHSFNKTFFVDAMSSFGGVPMNLSSLHIDFCISSANKCIQGVPGFGFVIAKTNVLEKCKGQARSVALDLYHQWEVMKHDGKWRFTSPTHVVAAFAKALEELDEEGGINARYKRYADNNQILRSRLSVLGFEAYIAEELQSPIITTFLFPYKEFSFEHFYEEMKKAGFVIYPGKLTDVDTFRIGNIGDIHEEDMQALCEIIENYMVVKNNEN; from the coding sequence ATGAGTAACTATAAATTATTGACACCAGGACCATTAACAACAACTGAAGCAGTAAAACAGGAAATGTTAAAAGATCGTTGTACATGGGATGATGACTATAAAAATGTTACACAAGTAATTCGCAAGCAGCTTTTGGCGTTAGCTCAAGTCGATGAGCCGGATTACACAGCGGTCCTTATGCAAGGTAGTGGTAGCTTTGTAGTAGAATCTGTTCTCACAACAGCTATAAGTGAAGACGATAAAGTGTTAATCATCACAAATGGAGCTTATGGTGAAAGAATGGTTGAAATGGCCAAAGTACTAAAGCTACAGCATGTTGTTTACAGTGTTCCTTATGATGAGCAGCCATCATCAATAGCTATTCAAGATTTACTTGAAAAAGATGCGAGTATTACGCACGTGGCTGTCGTGCATTGTGAAACAACAACAGGTATTTTAAATCCAATTAAAGAAATTGGGGAAGTTGTTCATTCGTTCAACAAAACATTTTTCGTAGATGCAATGAGTAGCTTCGGTGGAGTGCCAATGAATTTATCAAGCTTGCATATAGACTTTTGTATTAGTAGTGCCAATAAATGTATTCAAGGCGTGCCGGGGTTTGGGTTTGTTATTGCTAAAACAAATGTATTAGAGAAATGCAAAGGTCAGGCTCGTAGTGTTGCATTAGATTTGTATCATCAATGGGAAGTGATGAAGCATGATGGCAAATGGCGCTTTACTTCTCCTACGCATGTAGTGGCAGCTTTTGCGAAGGCGCTAGAAGAGCTAGACGAAGAGGGCGGAATCAACGCTCGCTATAAGCGCTATGCGGATAATAATCAAATACTACGCTCTCGTTTATCAGTGCTTGGCTTTGAAGCGTATATTGCGGAAGAGCTACAATCACCTATTATTACAACATTTTTGTTCCCGTATAAAGAGTTTTCTTTTGAGCACTTTTATGAGGAAATGAAAAAAGCAGGTTTTGTTATCTATCCTGGTAAGCTGACAGATGTGGATACATTCCGTATTGGCAATATCGGTGATATTCATGAGGAAGATATGCAAGCGTTATGTGAGATAATAGAAAATTATATGGTGGTGAAAAACAATGAAAATTGA
- the phnX gene encoding phosphonoacetaldehyde hydrolase produces MKIETVILDWAGTAVDFGCFAPVNVFLSIFEDAGVNVTLEEARKPMGMLKIDHIRTMLEMPRINEEWQRIHGQAFTENDVHTLYNQFETKLMESLANYTDPIQYVKTAVQQLREAGIRIGSTTGYTDSMMEVVTKNAANKGYQPDFLVTPTQVGDKGRPYPYMIFKNMQAFGSKATKQVVKVGDTTSDIMEALNAGVWAVGVIIGSSEMGLSEEEFQALTSEEQQQVIAETRRIFEETGAHYTIETMAELPKLIETINARLNR; encoded by the coding sequence ATGAAAATTGAAACGGTTATTTTGGATTGGGCAGGAACAGCAGTTGATTTTGGTTGCTTTGCCCCTGTCAATGTTTTTTTATCGATTTTTGAAGATGCTGGTGTCAATGTAACATTAGAAGAAGCTCGAAAACCAATGGGCATGTTAAAAATTGACCATATTCGTACCATGCTAGAAATGCCAAGAATTAATGAGGAGTGGCAACGAATTCATGGACAAGCTTTTACAGAAAATGACGTGCATACATTATATAATCAGTTCGAAACGAAATTAATGGAATCGTTAGCAAACTATACAGATCCGATCCAATATGTGAAGACAGCGGTACAGCAATTAAGAGAAGCGGGTATTCGAATTGGCTCTACAACAGGCTATACTGATTCGATGATGGAAGTAGTGACGAAAAATGCAGCTAACAAAGGCTACCAACCTGATTTTCTTGTAACACCCACACAGGTTGGTGATAAAGGACGACCATACCCATATATGATTTTTAAAAACATGCAGGCATTTGGCTCGAAGGCAACCAAGCAAGTCGTGAAGGTTGGCGATACGACTTCAGATATAATGGAAGCATTAAATGCTGGTGTTTGGGCTGTTGGTGTTATTATTGGAAGTTCAGAAATGGGATTATCTGAAGAAGAATTTCAAGCACTCACTTCTGAAGAACAGCAACAAGTCATAGCCGAAACGAGACGTATTTTTGAAGAAACAGGGGCACACTATACAATTGAAACTATGGCAGAGCTACCTAAATTAATTGAAACAATTAATGCTCGTTTAAATCGATAA
- the def gene encoding peptide deformylase, with amino-acid sequence MILMDDIIREGHPTLRTKAEEVKFPLTDETRKLAEDMLQYLINSQDPEMAEKYNLRSGIGLAANQVNSLQRMFALHLKDEAGEQLSFVAINPKIVSHSVENTYLTAGEGCLSVDRNIPGYVPRHARITVKFKTIDGEEKKMRLKGLPAIAFQHELDHLNGVMFYDRINEKNPFAEIPDSIPYERD; translated from the coding sequence ATGATTTTAATGGATGATATTATCCGCGAAGGTCATCCGACTTTACGCACAAAAGCTGAGGAAGTTAAATTCCCTTTAACTGATGAAACAAGAAAGCTCGCTGAAGATATGCTTCAGTATTTAATCAACAGCCAAGACCCTGAAATGGCAGAAAAATATAATTTGCGTAGTGGTATTGGCCTAGCTGCCAATCAGGTAAATAGCTTACAGCGTATGTTTGCTCTACATTTAAAGGATGAGGCTGGTGAACAATTAAGCTTTGTTGCCATTAATCCGAAAATTGTAAGCCACTCTGTCGAAAACACATACCTAACAGCAGGAGAAGGTTGTCTCTCTGTTGACCGTAATATACCTGGATATGTACCCCGTCATGCGCGCATCACAGTCAAATTTAAAACAATTGATGGCGAAGAAAAGAAAATGCGTCTTAAAGGTTTGCCAGCTATTGCATTTCAGCATGAACTAGATCATCTAAACGGCGTAATGTTTTATGATCGTATCAATGAAAAAAACCCATTTGCAGAAATACCTGATTCCATTCCATATGAGCGAGATTAA
- the pdhA gene encoding pyruvate dehydrogenase (acetyl-transferring) E1 component subunit alpha translates to MSKKNNNIFDAKQTLTEIEDKFEMFQILNEEGEIINKEADPKLSDEELVELMTRMVYTRILDQRSISLNRQGRLGFYAPTAGQEASQLASHFALEQEDWILPGYRDVPQIVWHGLPLEKAFLFSRGHFIGNQVPEGVNVLAPQIIIGAQYIQAAGVALGIKKRGKKAVAVTYTGDGGSSQGDFYEGINFAGAFKSPAIFIVQNNQYAISTPRELQTAAKTIAQKGVAAGLPSILVDGMDALAVYVATRDARERAINGEGPTLIETMCYRYGPHTMAGDDPTRYRTSDTDNEWAQKDPLVRFRKYLEAKGLWDEKKEEAVIERAKEEIKEAIKKADAAPKQKVTELMENMYKGEMPSNLKEQYEIYKEKESK, encoded by the coding sequence ATGAGCAAGAAAAACAATAATATTTTTGATGCGAAACAAACGCTAACTGAAATCGAAGATAAATTTGAAATGTTTCAAATTTTAAATGAAGAAGGCGAAATTATAAATAAAGAGGCAGACCCAAAACTATCTGATGAGGAACTAGTTGAACTAATGACACGTATGGTTTACACACGTATTTTAGATCAACGCTCAATCTCACTAAATCGTCAAGGACGTTTAGGTTTCTATGCTCCTACAGCAGGTCAGGAAGCTTCACAACTTGCTTCTCACTTTGCATTAGAGCAAGAGGATTGGATTTTACCAGGTTACCGTGATGTACCACAAATTGTATGGCATGGCTTACCTCTTGAAAAAGCATTTTTATTCTCACGTGGTCACTTCATTGGGAATCAGGTTCCTGAAGGTGTAAACGTTTTAGCTCCACAAATTATTATCGGAGCACAATATATTCAAGCTGCAGGAGTGGCACTTGGTATTAAAAAACGCGGGAAAAAAGCTGTTGCCGTAACTTATACAGGTGACGGTGGTTCATCACAAGGTGACTTCTATGAAGGAATTAACTTTGCAGGTGCATTTAAATCTCCAGCAATCTTTATCGTACAAAATAACCAATATGCAATTTCAACTCCTCGTGAATTGCAAACAGCTGCTAAAACAATTGCACAAAAAGGTGTAGCAGCAGGTTTACCAAGTATTCTAGTAGATGGAATGGATGCGCTTGCAGTTTATGTAGCTACTCGTGATGCTCGTGAACGTGCAATTAATGGCGAAGGTCCAACATTAATTGAAACTATGTGTTACCGTTATGGTCCACATACAATGGCAGGGGATGACCCAACTCGTTACCGTACTTCTGATACTGATAATGAATGGGCTCAAAAAGACCCTCTTGTTCGCTTCCGTAAATACCTAGAAGCAAAAGGTTTATGGGATGAAAAGAAGGAAGAAGCAGTAATTGAGCGTGCAAAAGAAGAAATTAAAGAAGCAATCAAAAAAGCAGATGCTGCTCCAAAACAAAAAGTGACAGAGTTAATGGAAAATATGTATAAAGGCGAAATGCCATCTAATTTAAAAGAACAGTATGAAATCTATAAAGAGAAGGAGTCGAAATAA
- a CDS encoding alpha-ketoacid dehydrogenase subunit beta: MAQMTMIQAITDALRTELKNDENVLVFGEDVGVNGGVFRATEGLQKEFGVDRVFDTPLAESGIGGLAVGLSLQGFRPVPEIQFFGFVYEVMDSISGQLARMSYRSGGVYNAPVTIRSPFGGGVHTPEMHSDSLESLMTAQPGLTVVVPSTPYDAKGLLISSIRNDNPVIFLEHLKLYRSFREEVPEEAYEIPLGKADVKREGKDLTIIAYGLMVHESLKAAEELEKEGHSVEVIDLRTIQPIDVDTIIASVEKTGRAIVVQEAQKQAGIAANVVAEITERAILSLEAPVLRVAAPDTVYPFPQAEGVWLPNYKDVMETAKKVLTF, from the coding sequence ATGGCACAAATGACGATGATTCAAGCAATTACAGATGCACTTCGCACAGAATTAAAGAATGATGAAAACGTTCTTGTATTCGGGGAAGATGTAGGTGTCAACGGTGGGGTATTCCGCGCTACAGAAGGCCTACAAAAAGAGTTCGGTGTTGATCGTGTGTTCGATACACCATTAGCAGAATCAGGTATTGGTGGGTTAGCAGTCGGTCTTTCTCTTCAAGGATTCCGTCCAGTTCCTGAAATTCAATTCTTTGGTTTCGTATATGAAGTAATGGATTCTATTAGTGGTCAATTAGCACGTATGAGCTACCGTAGTGGTGGTGTATACAATGCGCCAGTAACAATCCGTTCACCATTTGGTGGTGGTGTGCATACACCTGAAATGCACTCAGATAGCTTAGAAAGCCTAATGACAGCACAACCAGGTTTAACAGTTGTTGTACCATCAACACCATATGATGCAAAAGGATTACTTATTTCATCAATCCGTAATGATAACCCAGTTATTTTCCTAGAGCACTTAAAACTTTACCGTTCATTCCGTGAAGAAGTGCCAGAGGAAGCATATGAAATTCCGCTAGGCAAAGCAGATGTAAAACGCGAAGGTAAAGATTTAACAATTATCGCTTACGGATTAATGGTTCATGAAAGCTTAAAGGCTGCAGAGGAACTTGAAAAAGAAGGACATTCTGTAGAAGTAATTGACTTACGTACAATTCAACCAATCGATGTGGATACTATTATCGCATCAGTTGAAAAAACAGGACGTGCGATTGTTGTCCAAGAGGCTCAAAAACAAGCGGGTATCGCTGCAAACGTAGTAGCAGAAATTACAGAGCGCGCAATTTTAAGCTTAGAAGCTCCTGTTCTTCGTGTGGCTGCACCAGATACTGTGTACCCATTCCCACAAGCTGAAGGTGTTTGGTTACCAAACTACAAAGATGTAATGGAAACAGCGAAAAAAGTTTTAACATTCTAA